A window of Phycisphaeraceae bacterium genomic DNA:
CGTATTTTCGCCAGGCAAATGGTTAATCAGACGAATAGCAAAATCGCCGCCCGCATACCAACTCCACAACCGTCGAGTGATCGCACCGTAAAACGCGGGTTGATTGTCAGGTTGAGCAATCGTGAATTCCTGCTCAGCCTGGTCAACCCAAAAATCGGAAGTGTGTTCAGGAAGTGGAAACTCCACCTGCTGCGATATGCGTGAACCATCCTGAAGAAGCACTGAAACATTAAACCGCGTTGGAACGTCTAATGATGCAACAGGTAGGACATCGGGTTTTACTCCTGTCGCGCGGCGTAAAGTAAAGCTCTTTTCCGCTTTTCGTGCGAGATTCAATGGCAACCATACTTCGTATGATCGCACCGATCCGTCCGACCATTTGAGAAAGGGTTTGACCATCGCGGGTATTACCCGGCCATGCTCGTCAGCGACTTCCATCGCCTGCTCAGCCTTCCACACGCTGCGCTGAACGGGCACACTTATGCGTACGGGATGTTTGTCATAGCGGCTCGCTCCTTCGACCTGCTGACAGATGCCGCAGACATAATTCGACACCACGCGAAACGGCAGAATAGTTGCTTCATTCATCGCATTGCTCATGGATATTTCTCGTTCCAGATGTAACAACAAGCTAGGACGTTTGATCGCGTTGGACAATCAAGCCCGCTTTAGCAGGTTTCTACGCTGGAGTACCCGATGTGCAGTCATAATCGCGCATCGCGGATACTTTCCCTGCTCTGCCGCATCCTATCTCAACAATGTGAGGCCTTGATTAATTCGACTGTTATCATCGCGGATGATTGACCTACAATGATGGCTTGGATGCAACAGGCGCCGCCCCGTTCTACCTCTGAATGGGAGGCGACCCCTTTCCGGAGACACGCATGAGCACCGCCAGCGAATTGCGCGATTACATCGAGCAAATTCCGTTTTTTGACACACATAGTCACGCAGCAGGGTTCGACACAGGCACACCCTTGGATGACAAACAGGGAAAGAGCCTGCCCGCGCTGATTATGAATGATTATCTCTCCTACCTCGCTGGTAGTTGTGCGGATGTGCCGATACCTCCTCAGAAAAACGGCAGCTGGACGCTGGAGTCTGCACCAACCTATTTCGAGGGTTTGTTACCCGTACTCGACCAGTATCGTGCTCTGACCACGTGGAAGGTGTTGCGTGAAGGAATCCGCGAGCTGTTTCCCTTCAAGGAAGAGGACATCACGGAAGCCAACTGGCATCACCTCAACGAACAAATAGTTGCGGCGTACCAGGAGTACGGCGAGCGCGAGTGGTACCGCATGGCAATTCGGCGAGCAAATGTTATTCGCCAAAACCAGATGGCAACCCTTCCCTACGTCACTGATCACTGGGACACTCTGCCACCCGATGAGCGACAGCAGCAAAAGGCGTTTCTCCTGCCGAGTCTAATCCTTGACGGTTACTTGTTCTCCGGATTCGCATCAGGCAAGCCCGGACGAGAACGGAGCAAGGAATTACTCAACTGCGAACCGAAAACTCATGCGGAATATCTCGACTTCATGGGTAGGGTTTTGGATCTTTTCAAATCGCGCGGCGGAGCGAGCGTAAAACTGCTCATCAACTATCATCGAACGCTTTTTTTTGACAGCGAGGTAACTGATACGGAAGCAGCATCACTCTTTGCAAAACACCCTGATAATCCTGCTCCACCTAGATTGACCCCCGGAGAGTTTCAGCGGTTACAGGACAATCTGTGCTGGCACATGCTGGAAATGGCTCGGGATCGAGGATTACCGTTGATCGTTCACTGCGGCTATTCCTGGCCGACTCACTGGGGCGATCCGGAAAATATGCACAATCTGTTCAAAAATCCGCGCGTGCGCGGCCTCAACGTGGATCTGTGCCACAGCGGTTGGCCACATCACGGCGGAGGAATGATTATGGC
This region includes:
- a CDS encoding amidohydrolase family protein; translation: MSTASELRDYIEQIPFFDTHSHAAGFDTGTPLDDKQGKSLPALIMNDYLSYLAGSCADVPIPPQKNGSWTLESAPTYFEGLLPVLDQYRALTTWKVLREGIRELFPFKEEDITEANWHHLNEQIVAAYQEYGEREWYRMAIRRANVIRQNQMATLPYVTDHWDTLPPDERQQQKAFLLPSLILDGYLFSGFASGKPGRERSKELLNCEPKTHAEYLDFMGRVLDLFKSRGGASVKLLINYHRTLFFDSEVTDTEAASLFAKHPDNPAPPRLTPGEFQRLQDNLCWHMLEMARDRGLPLIVHCGYSWPTHWGDPENMHNLFKNPRVRGLNVDLCHSGWPHHGGGMIMARSYRTCYFNLCWTPMLSADLGRQILSQCIDMLPKNKILTGTDCGSAESMLGTVRHLRSELGAVLLEKIERGYFGLDVAKKTARAILLDNPLEFYAMKYDDIGLREEESMLTSAGQVSNVNP